A genomic region of Trifolium pratense cultivar HEN17-A07 linkage group LG3, ARS_RC_1.1, whole genome shotgun sequence contains the following coding sequences:
- the LOC123918559 gene encoding U-box domain-containing protein 13-like isoform X2, translated as MNSFYEVTARLEQSLDGISYDKLDISDEVKEQVELVLTQFRRAKGRVDEPDAKLYEDMSSLYNNSSDTATDPAILSRLADKLQLMGIADLTQESLALHEMVAASSGDPGARIEKMSMLLKKIKDHVQIENLVKDDTAVAKGVSSGFYGLEENDKNHPVPAIPSDFKCPISLELMMDPVIVSTGQTYERSCIEKWLKDGHGTCPKTQQTLTSTVLTPNYVLRSLIEQWCEANGIEPPKRPSTSEPSKSASACSPAERSKIESLIQKLTSGGPEDQRSAAGEIRLLAKRNADNRVAIAEAGAIPLLVGLLSVPDSRTQEHAVTALLNLSIYESNKGNIVSSGAVPGIVHVLKRGSMEARENAAATLFSLSVIDENKVTIGSSGAISPLVTLLSEGTQRGKKDAATALFNLCIYQGNKGKAVRAGVIPTLMRLLTEPGGGMVDEALAILAILSSHPEGKAAIGSAEAVPVLVEFIGTGSPRNKENAAAVLVHLCSGDRQYISQAQELGVMAPLLELAQNGTDRGKRKATQLIERMSRIREQEQQEVQTQTEHQAQNDDIQPPLIINLDIDT; from the exons ATGAATAGTTTCTACGAGGTGACAGCTCGATTGGAACAATCACTGGATGGAATTTCCTACGATAAGCTTGACATATCCGATGAAGTTAAAGAGCAG GTTGAACTGGTTCTTACTCAGTTCAGAAGAGCCAAAGGCAGAGTTGATGAACCAGATGCCAAGTTGTATGAAGATATGTCATCCCTATACAACAATAGCAGTGACACAGCTACAGATCCAGCTATTCTAAGTCGATTAGCAGACAAATTGCAGTTGATGGGAATAGCCGATCTTACACAAGAATCACTTGCTTTGCATGAGATGGTGGCAGCAAGTAGTGGAGATCCAGGGGCACGCATCGAGAAGATGTCAATGTTATTGAAGAAGATAAAGGATCATGTGCAAATAGAAAACCTAGTCAAGGATGATACCGCAGTAGCAAAAGGTGTTTCTTCAGGATTTTACGGACTAGAGGAAAATGATAAGAATCATCCGGTCCCTGCTATCCCTAGTGATTTTAAATGTCCGATTTCCTTGGAATTGATGATGGATCCTGTCATTGTTTCAACAGGACAG ACATATGAGCGTTCCTGTATCGAGAAGTGGTTGAAAGACGGGCATGGGACGTGCCCTAAAACACAGCAGACTCTCACCAGTACTGTTCTTACACCCAACTATGTCTTACGAAGTCTAATAGAACAATGGTGTGAAGCCAATGGCATAGAGCCACCAAAACGACCCAGCACTTCTGAGCCTAGTAAATCAGCATCAGCCTGCTCCCCAGCTGAGCGAAGTAAGATTGAAAGTCTTATCCAAAAGCTAACATCTGGTGGTCCTGAAGACCAGAGATCAGCTGCAGGTGAGATCCGCCTTCTTGCAAAACGCAATGCAGATAACCGTGTAGCTATTGCTGAAGCTGGCGCAATACCTCTCCTTGTTGGTCTCCTCTCCGTGCCTGACTCCCGTACTCAAGAGCATGCTGTTACAGCGCTTCTGAATCTCTCCATATATGAGAGTAACAAAGGAAACATTGTTTCTTCAGGAGCAGTTCCAGGCATAGTTCATGTGCTGAAGAGGGGAAGCATGGAAGCTCGGGAAAACGCAGCAGCAACACTTTTCAGCCTTTCAGTTATTGATGAAAATAAGGTTACAATTGGTTCTTCAGGAGCCATATCACCACTAGTGACACTGCTGAGTGAAGGTACCCAAAGGGGTAAGAAAGACGCTGCAACAGCACTCTTCAATTTGTGCATTTACCAGGGAAACAAGGGAAAGGCAGTGAGGGCTGGTGTTATTCCCACGCTGATGCGATTACTGACAGAACCTGGCGGGGGAATGGTGGATGAAGCATTGGCCATTTTAGCCATTTTGTCTAGTCATCCAGAAGGGAAGGCTGCCATTGGATCTGCCGAGGCAGTGCCGGTTTTGGTAGAGTTTATCGGGACTGGATCACCAAGGAACAAAGAGAACGCAGCTGCTGTTTTAGTTCATCTTTGTTCTGGTGATCGACAGTATATATCACAGGCACAAGAGCTAGGGGTGATGGCTCCATTGTTGGAATTGGCACAAAATGGTACCGACAGAGGCAAAAGAAAGGCAACACAATTGATAGAGCGAATGAGCAGGATCCGCGAGCAGGAGCAGCAGGAAGTTCAGACGCAAACCGAACATCAAGCTCAAAACGATGATATCCAACCACCTTTGATCATTAACCTCGATATTGACACCTGA
- the LOC123918556 gene encoding dof zinc finger protein DOF3.6-like has protein sequence MIFSSIQGYVDPPNWHNQQPNQHQQNGSDNIQLLPPLPPQVGGSTGASGGGTMGSIRPSSMAERARSAKLPPPEQQLKCPRCDSTNTKFCYFNNYSLTQPRHFCKACRRYWTRGGALRNVPVGGGCRRNNKKNKRSRSKSPNSTNSHEKQTSSSSAIPPHHELIGHQLPQTITNLPFMASMQNHLSRYVVGNVNMGLGLREIQEQQQQQQTDQMGFQIGVGNGNGNSLVTVSAAVAGGGVGVDQWRNLQQFPFLNTFESNSGGNNSFPFQGESIEATSSGFVGDIASNPRVVNQEQPPLKMEENRSLNLSRTSLGVSEHNNQQQFYSWNDLSGSSTTHLL, from the exons ATGATTTTCTCTTCTATTCAAGGTTATGTAGATCCACCTAATTGGCACAACCAG CAACCaaatcaacatcaacaaaatgGAAGTGATAACATTCAACTTCTTCCACCTTTACCACCTCAAGTGGGAGGTAGTACTGGTGCTTCTGGTGGTGGTACTATGGGCTCGATCAGGCCAAGCTCTATGGCTGAACGAGCTCGTTCAGCAAAACTACCACCACCAGAGCAACAACTTAAGTGTCCACGATGCGATTCAACCAACACTAAATTTTGCTACTTCAACAACTACAGCCTCACTCAACCTCGTCACTTCTGCAAAGCATGTAGGCGTTATTGGACAAGAGGAGGTGCACTTAGAAATGTTCCGGTTGGTGGAGGGTGTCGTAGAAACAACAAGAAGAACAAAAGAAGCCGTTCGAAATCTCCTAATTCAACAAACTCTCATGAAAAACAAACTTCTTCATCAAGTGCAATTCCTCCTCATCATGAACTAATTGGTCATCAGTTACCACAAACAATTACCAACTTACCCTTCATGGCCTCGATGCAGAATCATCTCAGTCGTTATGTTGTTGGTAACGTTAACATGGGTCTCGGTTTACGCGAGatccaagaacaacaacaacaacaacaaacagatCAAATGGGATTTCAAATTGGTGTTGGTAATGGTAACGGTAACTCATTAGTTACTGTTTCTGCTGCTGTTGCCGGAGGAGGTGTTGGAGTTGATCAGTGGCGTAATTTACAACAATTTCCTTTCTTGAATACTTTTGAATCAAATTCTGGTGGAAATAATTCATTTCCTTTTCAAGGAGAAAGTATTGAAGCAACATCATCTGGATTTGTTGGAGATATAGCTTCAAATCCTAGGGTTGTTAATCAAGAACAACCACCACTTAAAATGGAAGAAAATAGAAGTTTAAATTTGTCAAGAACTTCTCTTGGTGTCTCTGAACATAATAACCAGCAGCAATTTTATTCATGGAATGATTTATCAGGTTCTTCAACTACTCATCTCCTATAA
- the LOC123918559 gene encoding U-box domain-containing protein 13-like isoform X1 — protein MEIEKVNSIIDLVNEIANISDFRPMVKKQYCNLARRLKLLIPLFEEIRDTKDSIPIDTSKAVVLFKEALESARELLRFGSEGSKIYMILERDQIMNSFYEVTARLEQSLDGISYDKLDISDEVKEQVELVLTQFRRAKGRVDEPDAKLYEDMSSLYNNSSDTATDPAILSRLADKLQLMGIADLTQESLALHEMVAASSGDPGARIEKMSMLLKKIKDHVQIENLVKDDTAVAKGVSSGFYGLEENDKNHPVPAIPSDFKCPISLELMMDPVIVSTGQTYERSCIEKWLKDGHGTCPKTQQTLTSTVLTPNYVLRSLIEQWCEANGIEPPKRPSTSEPSKSASACSPAERSKIESLIQKLTSGGPEDQRSAAGEIRLLAKRNADNRVAIAEAGAIPLLVGLLSVPDSRTQEHAVTALLNLSIYESNKGNIVSSGAVPGIVHVLKRGSMEARENAAATLFSLSVIDENKVTIGSSGAISPLVTLLSEGTQRGKKDAATALFNLCIYQGNKGKAVRAGVIPTLMRLLTEPGGGMVDEALAILAILSSHPEGKAAIGSAEAVPVLVEFIGTGSPRNKENAAAVLVHLCSGDRQYISQAQELGVMAPLLELAQNGTDRGKRKATQLIERMSRIREQEQQEVQTQTEHQAQNDDIQPPLIINLDIDT, from the exons ATGGAAATTGAGAAAGTAAACTCAATAATTGACCTAGTGAATGAGATAGCTAATATCTCAGATTTCAGACCTATGGTCAAGAAACAGTATTGTAATTTAGCACGAAGGTTGAAGCTGTTGATCCCTTTATTTGAAGAGATTAGGGATACGAAAGATTCAATTCCGATTGATACTTCAAAAGCTGTGGTTTTGTTCAAAGAAGCTCTTGAATCAGCTAGAGAACTTCTCAGATTTGGAAGTGAAGGAAGCAAGATTTACAtg ATCCTTGAGAGGGACCAGATTATGAATAGTTTCTACGAGGTGACAGCTCGATTGGAACAATCACTGGATGGAATTTCCTACGATAAGCTTGACATATCCGATGAAGTTAAAGAGCAG GTTGAACTGGTTCTTACTCAGTTCAGAAGAGCCAAAGGCAGAGTTGATGAACCAGATGCCAAGTTGTATGAAGATATGTCATCCCTATACAACAATAGCAGTGACACAGCTACAGATCCAGCTATTCTAAGTCGATTAGCAGACAAATTGCAGTTGATGGGAATAGCCGATCTTACACAAGAATCACTTGCTTTGCATGAGATGGTGGCAGCAAGTAGTGGAGATCCAGGGGCACGCATCGAGAAGATGTCAATGTTATTGAAGAAGATAAAGGATCATGTGCAAATAGAAAACCTAGTCAAGGATGATACCGCAGTAGCAAAAGGTGTTTCTTCAGGATTTTACGGACTAGAGGAAAATGATAAGAATCATCCGGTCCCTGCTATCCCTAGTGATTTTAAATGTCCGATTTCCTTGGAATTGATGATGGATCCTGTCATTGTTTCAACAGGACAG ACATATGAGCGTTCCTGTATCGAGAAGTGGTTGAAAGACGGGCATGGGACGTGCCCTAAAACACAGCAGACTCTCACCAGTACTGTTCTTACACCCAACTATGTCTTACGAAGTCTAATAGAACAATGGTGTGAAGCCAATGGCATAGAGCCACCAAAACGACCCAGCACTTCTGAGCCTAGTAAATCAGCATCAGCCTGCTCCCCAGCTGAGCGAAGTAAGATTGAAAGTCTTATCCAAAAGCTAACATCTGGTGGTCCTGAAGACCAGAGATCAGCTGCAGGTGAGATCCGCCTTCTTGCAAAACGCAATGCAGATAACCGTGTAGCTATTGCTGAAGCTGGCGCAATACCTCTCCTTGTTGGTCTCCTCTCCGTGCCTGACTCCCGTACTCAAGAGCATGCTGTTACAGCGCTTCTGAATCTCTCCATATATGAGAGTAACAAAGGAAACATTGTTTCTTCAGGAGCAGTTCCAGGCATAGTTCATGTGCTGAAGAGGGGAAGCATGGAAGCTCGGGAAAACGCAGCAGCAACACTTTTCAGCCTTTCAGTTATTGATGAAAATAAGGTTACAATTGGTTCTTCAGGAGCCATATCACCACTAGTGACACTGCTGAGTGAAGGTACCCAAAGGGGTAAGAAAGACGCTGCAACAGCACTCTTCAATTTGTGCATTTACCAGGGAAACAAGGGAAAGGCAGTGAGGGCTGGTGTTATTCCCACGCTGATGCGATTACTGACAGAACCTGGCGGGGGAATGGTGGATGAAGCATTGGCCATTTTAGCCATTTTGTCTAGTCATCCAGAAGGGAAGGCTGCCATTGGATCTGCCGAGGCAGTGCCGGTTTTGGTAGAGTTTATCGGGACTGGATCACCAAGGAACAAAGAGAACGCAGCTGCTGTTTTAGTTCATCTTTGTTCTGGTGATCGACAGTATATATCACAGGCACAAGAGCTAGGGGTGATGGCTCCATTGTTGGAATTGGCACAAAATGGTACCGACAGAGGCAAAAGAAAGGCAACACAATTGATAGAGCGAATGAGCAGGATCCGCGAGCAGGAGCAGCAGGAAGTTCAGACGCAAACCGAACATCAAGCTCAAAACGATGATATCCAACCACCTTTGATCATTAACCTCGATATTGACACCTGA
- the LOC123914718 gene encoding E3 ubiquitin-protein ligase RSL1-like, giving the protein MEGTSSSSTKHDDDDDDAVEIFPISDDDEKYAEEIQLQEALTFSSAISNTNKEIQVIDLEIDNVNDTHLRKLKLKEKETFKGESSSSSSRLKQISYCGICMEAKSNEEMFENRNCSHSFCEDCVGLYLAAKIQENISMVKCPDPKCNGILEPHNCISIIPKDVFDRWGNALCENMVIGSQKFYCPFNDCSAMLMNDEVEAVTVAECPHCHRLFCAQCKVSWHAGVDCREFQSLKDGERGREDLMAMELAKNKRWKRCPKCSYYVEKSDGCTRISCRYRQLCFV; this is encoded by the coding sequence ATGGAGGGAACTTCTTCATCCTCTACAaaacatgatgatgatgatgatgatgctgtAGAAATATTTCCAATatctgatgatgatgagaaaTATGCAGAGGAAATACAATTACAAGAAGCATTAACATTTTCCTCTGCTATTTCAAATACTAACAAAGAAATCCAAGTTATTGATCTTGAAATTGATAATGTCAATGACACCCATTTGAGAAAACTCAAACTAAAAGAGAAAGAGACTTTTAAAGGtgaatcttcttcttcttcatctcggTTGAAACAAATTTCCTACTGTGGAATTTGTATGGAAGCTAAATCTAACGAAGAAATGTTCGAAAACCGAAACTGTTCTCACTCATTTTGTGAAGATTGTGTTGGACTATATCTAGCTGCAAAAATTCAAGAGAATATATCAATGGTAAAATGTCCTGATCCGAAATGCAATGGTATTTTGGAGCCACATAATTGTATTTCAATTATACCAAAAGATGTGTTTGATAGATGGGGAAATGCACTTTGTGAGAATATGGTGATAGGTTCACAGAAATTTTATTGTCCTTTCAATGATTGTTCAGCTATGTTGATGAATGATGAAGTGGAAGCTGTGACTGTTGCGGAATGTCCACATTGTCATAGATTGTTCTGTGCACAATGTAAGGTTTCGTGGCACGCCGGTGTTGATTGTAGAGAGTTTCAAAGCTTGAAAGATGGCGAGCGAGGAAGGGAAGATTTAATGGCTATGGAACTTGCTAAGAATAAGAGATGGAAAAGATGTCCAAAATGTAGCTACTATGTTGAAAAAAGTGACGGATGTACTCGCATTTCATGCAGGTATAGACAGTTATGTTTTGTTTAA